Within Stigmatella aurantiaca, the genomic segment CCCTGATGCTGCCGCGGGTTCACCGGAGGCCCGCGAGCCCGAACTGGAGCTGGTGGCCCGCTCTCCCCGGCAGTGGACGGGAATCGCCGTGTCGAACGAGGGGCGGATCTTCGTCAACTTCCCGCGCTGGTCCGAGGACGTGCCCACCTCCGTCGCGGAGGTGAAGGACGGCGCCATCGTTCCCTGGCCGGATGCGGCCTGGAACAGCTGGACCCCGGGCGGCAGCGCAGAGGGCCGCTTCGTCGCCGTGCAGAGCGTGGTGGTGGACCGCAGGAACCGGCTCTGGGTCCTGGACACCGGCAACCCGGGCTTCAAGGGCGTCATCGCTCCGCCCCGGCTTCACCGGTTCGAGCTGTCCGGGGGCCCGCCGGCGCGCACCTATGCCTTCCCGCCCGAGGTGTCCTCCGGGGACAGCTACCTCAACGACGTGAGCGTCGATATCGAGCGGGAGATCGCCTATCTCACCGACTCGCAAGCGGGCGGGTTGGTGGTGCTGGACCTGAACACGGGCAGCGCCCGCAAGGTGCTGGCCCAGCACCCCTCCACCCATGCCGAGTTCAGCCACCTGACCGTGATGGGCCGGCCCATGAAGAAGGCGGTCCAGTCCGATGGCATCGCGGTCAGCCGGGATGGCCAGACGCTCTACTGGTCGGCCCTCACGGGCCACTCCCTGTGGCGCATCCCCACCGAGGCGCTGCGCGATGCCAGCCTCACGGACGAGGCGCTCGCGGGCCGGCTCGAACGCGTGCACACCATCGTCGCGCCGGATGGGATTTTCTTTGACCGCAAAGGAGTGCTCTGGCTCGGCGGGCTGGAGAACAGCTCGGTCAACCGGTACGTCCCCGGTGGGCGCTATGAGCAGGTGATTCAGGATGACCGGCTGCGCTGGCCCGACAGCCTGACCGAGGGGCCCGAGGGGAAAATCTACGTCACCACCTCTCAGATTCACCTGCCGCCCGCCGAGCGGGGACCCTACGAAATCTATCGCTTCCAGCCCTGATTCCGGGGCGGGGCGCACAGGGAGTCATGGGGCGGTGCGTTGAAGAACCACCGCTTCCCTGGCACCCCGGGTCCCTATCGCCACGGCCTCGGGC encodes:
- a CDS encoding L-dopachrome tautomerase-related protein — translated: MRLALLPVAALLAAGCARTSTRPDAAAGSPEAREPELELVARSPRQWTGIAVSNEGRIFVNFPRWSEDVPTSVAEVKDGAIVPWPDAAWNSWTPGGSAEGRFVAVQSVVVDRRNRLWVLDTGNPGFKGVIAPPRLHRFELSGGPPARTYAFPPEVSSGDSYLNDVSVDIEREIAYLTDSQAGGLVVLDLNTGSARKVLAQHPSTHAEFSHLTVMGRPMKKAVQSDGIAVSRDGQTLYWSALTGHSLWRIPTEALRDASLTDEALAGRLERVHTIVAPDGIFFDRKGVLWLGGLENSSVNRYVPGGRYEQVIQDDRLRWPDSLTEGPEGKIYVTTSQIHLPPAERGPYEIYRFQP